AGACTCCCCAGCAGCACCAGCGCGGCGAGCACGGCCAGTTGCGGCAGTTCCGGGACATACGTCCCGCTCCAGAACAATCCTCCCAGTACGGCCCCTCCCGTCAGCACCCCGCCAAGCAGATGTCCCTTGTATCCGGGCATGGCATCCTCCAGAAATGCAAAAGCCCGGTCAAGCCGGGCCGTTGCGGATGAATAAACAGATTACATGGCGTCGCTGGCGTCCAGTTCGGCGATGGTCTTGTCGATGGATTCGCGCAGCTCCTGGGGCAGGCCCATTATCTCCACGTTCAAAAAGCCGCGCACGATGGTCGAGGTAGCTTCGTCCTCGTCCAGACCGCGTGCCATGAGATACTCGATCTCCTCTTGGGCGATCTTGCCCACGGCCGCTTCGTGGGAAAGCTCCACTCCGGTCACGCAGCCCTGCAGTTCGGGAATGGCGTGGATCAGTCCGCCGCCAAGGATCAGCCCTTTGCACTCCAGATGTCCGCGCGCCGGGACCGCGTTGCCGATGATCTCGCCGCGCGCGATGATGGTTCCGCCGGTGGTGATGGTGCGCGAGATGATCTCGCCGCGCGTGTTCGGAGCATTGAGCACAATGCGGTTGCCCGTGTCCACATGGGAACCGGTGGGAGTCACGATAACGGAATTGAAGCGGGCCACGGCCCCTTCCCCGTTCAGGTAAATCGTCGGATAGGACTGCACGGACTTGACCTTTTTGAGAAGAACGTAGTTGTTCTGCAGAACTCCCCTCTCCTCCACGATGCCTACGGTGCGCGGCCGGACCATGACATCCTCGCCCCAGTTGTGAACCATGGTGAAGGTCAGCTTGCCACCCTTCTTGATGTAGAATTCGGAGATGCCCAGATGCAGGGCCGAGGTCACGTCGTGGGACGTGGCGCAACCTGTCACGATGTGGACTTCGGAATCCTCTTCCACGACCACGATGTTGTGCACGTTCTGGCCCACGTTCTGGCCCTTGATGAACAGGCAGGTCTGCACCGGCTCGGCAACCTTGACCCCTTTCTCGGTGCGG
This DNA window, taken from Desulfomicrobium sp. ZS1, encodes the following:
- a CDS encoding SufD family Fe-S cluster assembly protein is translated as MSELSQTLVDLNSYSFSGKQSAELPDFSTLSEENKREMRMVGVDVDAAGERAGTFLQFDHSTVHCKSADKGVEVLGIRQALKKYDGLPEYFWKAMDPEKDDFTRAAAKEELHGGYFIRTEKGVKVAEPVQTCLFIKGQNVGQNVHNIVVVEEDSEVHIVTGCATSHDVTSALHLGISEFYIKKGGKLTFTMVHNWGEDVMVRPRTVGIVEERGVLQNNYVLLKKVKSVQSYPTIYLNGEGAVARFNSVIVTPTGSHVDTGNRIVLNAPNTRGEIISRTITTGGTIIARGEIIGNAVPARGHLECKGLILGGGLIHAIPELQGCVTGVELSHEAAVGKIAQEEIEYLMARGLDEDEATSTIVRGFLNVEIMGLPQELRESIDKTIAELDASDAM